The Tamandua tetradactyla isolate mTamTet1 chromosome 5, mTamTet1.pri, whole genome shotgun sequence genome window below encodes:
- the ARL6IP4 gene encoding ADP-ribosylation factor-like protein 6-interacting protein 4 isoform X2: MAYVGSRKRSRSRSRSRGRGSEKKRKKSSKDAPSCSASRPQGRKASTTSAKEASPSPCIPERNKHKARRRPRSSSSSSSSSSSSSSSSSSSSSSSSDGRKKRRKHKDKKRKKKKKKRKKKVKKKGKEKAQVRQAEALPGPSLDQWHRAAKEEEDGPVLTDEQKSRIQAMKPMTKEEWDARQSVIRKVVDPETGRTRLIKGDGEVLEEIVTKERHREINKQATRGDSLAFQMRVGLLP, translated from the exons ATGGCATATGTCGGCTCTCGGAAGCGCTCGAGGAGTCGCAGCCGGTCCCGGGGACGAGGGtcggaaaagaaaaggaagaaaagcagtaaAGACGCCCCGAGCTGCTCGGCGTCTAGACCCCAAGGCCGCAAGGCCAGCACCACCTCCGCGAAGGAGG CCTCACCTTCTCCCTGCATCCCAGAGAGAAACAAGCACAAGGCGCGGAGGAGACCACGATCcagctcttcctcctcttcttccagttcttctagctcctcttcctcctcgtcttcctcctcttcctccagcgATGGCCGGAAGAAGCGGCGGAAGCACAAGgacaagaagaggaagaagaagaagaagaaaaggaagaagaaggtgAAGAAGAAAGGCAAGGAGAAGGCACAGGTGCGGCAGGCTGAGGCTCTGCCTGGACCCTCACTGGACCAGTGGCACAGAGCAGCCAAGGAGGAAGAGGATGGCCCAG TCCTGACAGATGAGCAGAAGTCCCGCATCCAGGCAATGAAGCCTATGACTAAGGAGGAGTGGGACGCCCGGCAGAGCGTCATCCGCAAGGTGGTGGACCCCGAGACAGGACGCACCAG GCTCATTAAGGGCGATGGTGAAGTCTTAGAAGAAATTGTAACCAAAGAACGGCACAGAGAGATTAATAAG CAAGCCACCCGAGGGGACAGCCTAGCCTTCCAGATGCGAGTTGGACTGCTGCCGTGA
- the ARL6IP4 gene encoding ADP-ribosylation factor-like protein 6-interacting protein 4 isoform X1, with translation MFPARGAMAYVGSRKRSRSRSRSRGRGSEKKRKKSSKDAPSCSASRPQGRKASTTSAKEASPSPCIPERNKHKARRRPRSSSSSSSSSSSSSSSSSSSSSSSSDGRKKRRKHKDKKRKKKKKKRKKKVKKKGKEKAQVRQAEALPGPSLDQWHRAAKEEEDGPVLTDEQKSRIQAMKPMTKEEWDARQSVIRKVVDPETGRTRLIKGDGEVLEEIVTKERHREINKQATRGDSLAFQMRVGLLP, from the exons ATGTTTCCAGCTCGAGGCGCTATGGCATATGTCGGCTCTCGGAAGCGCTCGAGGAGTCGCAGCCGGTCCCGGGGACGAGGGtcggaaaagaaaaggaagaaaagcagtaaAGACGCCCCGAGCTGCTCGGCGTCTAGACCCCAAGGCCGCAAGGCCAGCACCACCTCCGCGAAGGAGG CCTCACCTTCTCCCTGCATCCCAGAGAGAAACAAGCACAAGGCGCGGAGGAGACCACGATCcagctcttcctcctcttcttccagttcttctagctcctcttcctcctcgtcttcctcctcttcctccagcgATGGCCGGAAGAAGCGGCGGAAGCACAAGgacaagaagaggaagaagaagaagaagaaaaggaagaagaaggtgAAGAAGAAAGGCAAGGAGAAGGCACAGGTGCGGCAGGCTGAGGCTCTGCCTGGACCCTCACTGGACCAGTGGCACAGAGCAGCCAAGGAGGAAGAGGATGGCCCAG TCCTGACAGATGAGCAGAAGTCCCGCATCCAGGCAATGAAGCCTATGACTAAGGAGGAGTGGGACGCCCGGCAGAGCGTCATCCGCAAGGTGGTGGACCCCGAGACAGGACGCACCAG GCTCATTAAGGGCGATGGTGAAGTCTTAGAAGAAATTGTAACCAAAGAACGGCACAGAGAGATTAATAAG CAAGCCACCCGAGGGGACAGCCTAGCCTTCCAGATGCGAGTTGGACTGCTGCCGTGA
- the OGFOD2 gene encoding 2-oxoglutarate and iron-dependent oxygenase domain-containing protein 2 isoform X2: MATARAPRRFYRCSCFCSENLYVVRYGLHVRFRGEQQLRRDYGPILRSRGCVSPKDFQQLLAELEQEVERRQRLGQESAARKALIASVYHPARPDVYTLLQDAALAPEFLAAAEYSASPGADLQGLFQWLETVSEEKRVFRVPVFTGPFCRALLEELEHFEHSDMPKGRPNTMNNYGPLTALLYPDCGGGQLDSHRAFVVKYAPGQDRELGCHYDNAELTLNVSLGKAFTGGSLYFGGLYQAPAEPLEVEHVVGQGILHRGGQLHGALPLGSGERWNLVIWLRASAVRNRLCPMCCRKPDLVEDEGYGDGFTCEEPTTVDVCALT, encoded by the exons ATGGCGACGGCGAGGGCTCCACGGCGGTTCTACCGCTGCTCCTGCTTCTGCTCCGAGAACTTGTACGTGGTGCGCTACGGGCTGCACGTACGCTTCCGGGGCGAGCAGCAGCTGCGCCGCGACTACGGCCCC ATCCTGCGCAGCCGAGGCTGTGTCAGTCCCAAGGACTTCCAGCAGCTTTTAGCAGAG CTTGAGCAGGAGGTGGAGCGGCGGCAGCGGCTGGGGCAGGAGTCTGCTGCCAGGAAAGCCCTCATTGCGAGTGTCTACCACCCAGCACGGCCCGACGTCTACACCTTGCTGCAG GATGCAGCTCTGGCCCCTGAGTTTCTGGCTGCAGCTGAGTACAGTGCATCTCCGGGTGCAGACCTCCAGGGCCTTTTCCAGTGGCTGGAGACAGTGTCAG AGGAGAAGCGCGTGTTCCGGGTGCCCGTGTTCACAGGGCCCTTCTGCCGCGCCCTGCTGGAGGAGCTGGAGCACTTTGAGCACTCGGACATGCCCAAGGGAAGACCCAACACCATGAACAACTACGGG CCGCTGACGGCCCTCCTGTACCCGGACTGCGGCGGGGGCCAGCTGGACAGCCACCGCGCCTTTGTGGTCAAGTATGCGCCCGGCCAGGACCGCGAGCTAGGCTGCCACTACGATAATGCTGAGCTCACCCTCAATGTGTCCCTGGGCAAGGCCTTTACAGGGGGCTCCCTCTACTTTGGGGGCCTGTACCAG GCGCCTGCCGAGCCCCTGGAGGTGGAGCACGTGGTGGGCCAGGGTATCCTGCATCGGGGCGGTCAGCTGCATGGGGCTCTGCCCCTGGGCTCCGGGGAGCGCTGGAACCTTGTCATCTGGCTCCGGGCCTCTGCCGTGCGCAACCGCCTCTGTCCCATGTGCTGTCGGAAGCCAGACCTGGTGGAAGATGAAGGCTATGGCGATGGTTTCACCTGTGAGGAGCCCACCACGGTAGACGTGTGTGCACTGACTTGA
- the OGFOD2 gene encoding 2-oxoglutarate and iron-dependent oxygenase domain-containing protein 2 isoform X1, whose translation MATARAPRRFYRCSCFCSENLYVVRYGLHVRFRGEQQLRRDYGPILRSRGCVSPKDFQQLLAELEQEVERRQRLGQESAARKALIASVYHPARPDVYTLLQDAALAPEFLAAAEYSASPGADLQGLFQWLETVSEEKRVFRVPVFTGPFCRALLEELEHFEHSDMPKGRPNTMNNYGVLLHELGLDEPLVTPLRVRFLQPLTALLYPDCGGGQLDSHRAFVVKYAPGQDRELGCHYDNAELTLNVSLGKAFTGGSLYFGGLYQAPAEPLEVEHVVGQGILHRGGQLHGALPLGSGERWNLVIWLRASAVRNRLCPMCCRKPDLVEDEGYGDGFTCEEPTTVDVCALT comes from the exons ATGGCGACGGCGAGGGCTCCACGGCGGTTCTACCGCTGCTCCTGCTTCTGCTCCGAGAACTTGTACGTGGTGCGCTACGGGCTGCACGTACGCTTCCGGGGCGAGCAGCAGCTGCGCCGCGACTACGGCCCC ATCCTGCGCAGCCGAGGCTGTGTCAGTCCCAAGGACTTCCAGCAGCTTTTAGCAGAG CTTGAGCAGGAGGTGGAGCGGCGGCAGCGGCTGGGGCAGGAGTCTGCTGCCAGGAAAGCCCTCATTGCGAGTGTCTACCACCCAGCACGGCCCGACGTCTACACCTTGCTGCAG GATGCAGCTCTGGCCCCTGAGTTTCTGGCTGCAGCTGAGTACAGTGCATCTCCGGGTGCAGACCTCCAGGGCCTTTTCCAGTGGCTGGAGACAGTGTCAG AGGAGAAGCGCGTGTTCCGGGTGCCCGTGTTCACAGGGCCCTTCTGCCGCGCCCTGCTGGAGGAGCTGGAGCACTTTGAGCACTCGGACATGCCCAAGGGAAGACCCAACACCATGAACAACTACGGG GTGCTGCTGCACGAGCTGGGCTTGGACGAGCCGCTGGTGACCCCGCTGCGGGTGCGCTTTCTGCAGCCGCTGACGGCCCTCCTGTACCCGGACTGCGGCGGGGGCCAGCTGGACAGCCACCGCGCCTTTGTGGTCAAGTATGCGCCCGGCCAGGACCGCGAGCTAGGCTGCCACTACGATAATGCTGAGCTCACCCTCAATGTGTCCCTGGGCAAGGCCTTTACAGGGGGCTCCCTCTACTTTGGGGGCCTGTACCAG GCGCCTGCCGAGCCCCTGGAGGTGGAGCACGTGGTGGGCCAGGGTATCCTGCATCGGGGCGGTCAGCTGCATGGGGCTCTGCCCCTGGGCTCCGGGGAGCGCTGGAACCTTGTCATCTGGCTCCGGGCCTCTGCCGTGCGCAACCGCCTCTGTCCCATGTGCTGTCGGAAGCCAGACCTGGTGGAAGATGAAGGCTATGGCGATGGTTTCACCTGTGAGGAGCCCACCACGGTAGACGTGTGTGCACTGACTTGA